In one window of Lepus europaeus isolate LE1 chromosome 14, mLepTim1.pri, whole genome shotgun sequence DNA:
- the ANGEL2 gene encoding protein angel homolog 2 isoform X1 translates to MEAWRCMRRGYGRCVVGRGRYPMFSHHPRSLGRDWTTPWENLQRCCWNRHISSCMRWPGHYSRAPYPYFSSRHFSLNWRPPCLSESRTPFQYCSWRPDSLSQTSLIHLSSYVMNSEGDEPSSKRRKHQGMITRNWEYICNHNKEKTKIVGDKNTEPHCEDSENQFDFSVMSYNILSQDLLEDNSHLYRHCRRPVLHWSFRFPNILKEIKHFDADVLCLQEVQEDHYGTEIRPSLESLGYHCEYKMRTGRKPDGCAICFKHSKFSLLSVNPVEFYRPGIPLLDRDNVGLVLLLQPKIPCAASPAICVANTHLLYNPRRGDIKLTQLAMLLAEISSVAHQKDGSFCPIVMCGDFNSVPGSPLYSFIKEGKLNYEGLAIGKVSGQEQSSRGQRILSIPIWPPNLGISQNCVYEGQQVPKVEKTDCDLTQTQPEKTEALVTAEKLSSSLQHHFSLSSVYSHYLPDSGIPEVTTCHSRSARTVDYIFYSAEKEAVTGHQGTEVALVGGLKLLARLSLLTEQDLWTVNGLPNENNSSDHLPLLAKFRLEL, encoded by the exons ataCCCCATGTTTTCCCATCACCCGAGGAGTCTGGGCAGAGACTGGACTACACCGTGGGAGAATCTGCAGAGGTGTTGCTGGAACAGACACATTTCTAGTTGTATGAGGTGGCCTGGACATTATTCTCGTGCTCCTTACCCATACTTCAGTAGTAGGCACTTCTCACTCAATTGGAGGCCACCCTGTTTGtcggagtctagaactccatttcAGTACTGTAGCTGGAGACCTGACAGCCTCAGCCAGACgtctctgatccatctctctagTTACGTCATGAACTCTGAGGGAGATGAGCCTTCGTCAAAACGAAGAAAGCACCAAG GGATGATAACACGGAATTGGGAATATATATGTAACCACAATAAAGAAAAAACGAAGATCGTAGGAGACAAAAATACTGAGCCCCACTGTGAAGACAGTGAGAACCAGTTCGATTTTTCAGTGATGTCCTATAATATACTTTCACAAGATTTACTGGAAGATAACTCACACCTTTACAGACACTGCCGGCGGCCAGTATTACATTGGAGTTTTAGGTTTCCCAATAttctgaaagaaattaaacattttgATGCCGAT gTACTTTGTTTGCAAGAAGTTCAGGAAGATCATTATGGAACAGAGATCAGACCAAGTTTGGAATCGTTGG gTTATCACTGTGAATATAAGATGCGGACAGGAAGAAAACCTGATGGTTGTGCCATTTGCTTCAAACATTCCAAATTTTCTCTCTTATCAGTGAACCCAGTGGAATTCTACCGGCCTGGTATTCCTCTGTTGGACAGAGACAATGTTGGATTAGTTTTACTCTTGCAGCCCAAAATTCCGTGTGCTGCCTCCCCTGCAATCTGTGTAGCTAACACACATCTGTTGTACAATCCAAGGCGAGGGGATATTAAGCTGACCCAGCTGGCCATGCTACTGGCAGAGATTTCCAGTGTGGCCCATCAGAAAGATGGCAGCTTCTGTCCTATTGTTATGTGTGGTGACTTTAATTCTGTTCCTGGTTCCCCACTCTATAGTTTcataaaggaaggaaaattgaATTATGAAGGACTTGCCATTGGAAAG GTATCTGGCCAGGAACAGTCTTCACGGGGACAAAGAATTTTATCTATTCCAATTTGGCCCCCAAACCTAGGTATCTCACAGAACTGTGTGTATGAGGGGCAGCAGGTACCAAAAGTAGAAAAGACAG ACTGTGACCTGACCCAGACACAGCCGGAGAAAACAGAGGCCCTAGTGACGGCTGAAAA GTTATCTTCAAGTTTACAGCACCATTTCAGCTTGTCATCTGTTTATTCACATTACCTTCCTGACAGTGGCATTCCAGAAGTGACCACCTGTCACTCCCGAAGTGCCAGAACTGTGGATTATATTTTCTACTCTGCAGAAAAGGAAGCTGTTACCGGACACCAAG GAACTGAAGTTGCTCTGGTTGGTGGCTTGAAACTTCTAGCTAGACTGTCACTTCTTACAGAACAAGACTTATGGACTGTGAATGGACTTCCAAATGAAAATAACTCTTCAGATCATCTGCCTTTGTTGGCTAAGTTCAGACTTGAACTCTGA
- the ANGEL2 gene encoding protein angel homolog 2 isoform X3 — protein sequence MFSHHPRSLGRDWTTPWENLQRCCWNRHISSCMRWPGHYSRAPYPYFSSRHFSLNWRPPCLSESRTPFQYCSWRPDSLSQTSLIHLSSYVMNSEGDEPSSKRRKHQGMITRNWEYICNHNKEKTKIVGDKNTEPHCEDSENQFDFSVMSYNILSQDLLEDNSHLYRHCRRPVLHWSFRFPNILKEIKHFDADVLCLQEVQEDHYGTEIRPSLESLGYHCEYKMRTGRKPDGCAICFKHSKFSLLSVNPVEFYRPGIPLLDRDNVGLVLLLQPKIPCAASPAICVANTHLLYNPRRGDIKLTQLAMLLAEISSVAHQKDGSFCPIVMCGDFNSVPGSPLYSFIKEGKLNYEGLAIGKVSGQEQSSRGQRILSIPIWPPNLGISQNCVYEGQQVPKVEKTDCDLTQTQPEKTEALVTAEKLSSSLQHHFSLSSVYSHYLPDSGIPEVTTCHSRSARTVDYIFYSAEKEAVTGHQGTEVALVGGLKLLARLSLLTEQDLWTVNGLPNENNSSDHLPLLAKFRLEL from the exons ATGTTTTCCCATCACCCGAGGAGTCTGGGCAGAGACTGGACTACACCGTGGGAGAATCTGCAGAGGTGTTGCTGGAACAGACACATTTCTAGTTGTATGAGGTGGCCTGGACATTATTCTCGTGCTCCTTACCCATACTTCAGTAGTAGGCACTTCTCACTCAATTGGAGGCCACCCTGTTTGtcggagtctagaactccatttcAGTACTGTAGCTGGAGACCTGACAGCCTCAGCCAGACgtctctgatccatctctctagTTACGTCATGAACTCTGAGGGAGATGAGCCTTCGTCAAAACGAAGAAAGCACCAAG GGATGATAACACGGAATTGGGAATATATATGTAACCACAATAAAGAAAAAACGAAGATCGTAGGAGACAAAAATACTGAGCCCCACTGTGAAGACAGTGAGAACCAGTTCGATTTTTCAGTGATGTCCTATAATATACTTTCACAAGATTTACTGGAAGATAACTCACACCTTTACAGACACTGCCGGCGGCCAGTATTACATTGGAGTTTTAGGTTTCCCAATAttctgaaagaaattaaacattttgATGCCGAT gTACTTTGTTTGCAAGAAGTTCAGGAAGATCATTATGGAACAGAGATCAGACCAAGTTTGGAATCGTTGG gTTATCACTGTGAATATAAGATGCGGACAGGAAGAAAACCTGATGGTTGTGCCATTTGCTTCAAACATTCCAAATTTTCTCTCTTATCAGTGAACCCAGTGGAATTCTACCGGCCTGGTATTCCTCTGTTGGACAGAGACAATGTTGGATTAGTTTTACTCTTGCAGCCCAAAATTCCGTGTGCTGCCTCCCCTGCAATCTGTGTAGCTAACACACATCTGTTGTACAATCCAAGGCGAGGGGATATTAAGCTGACCCAGCTGGCCATGCTACTGGCAGAGATTTCCAGTGTGGCCCATCAGAAAGATGGCAGCTTCTGTCCTATTGTTATGTGTGGTGACTTTAATTCTGTTCCTGGTTCCCCACTCTATAGTTTcataaaggaaggaaaattgaATTATGAAGGACTTGCCATTGGAAAG GTATCTGGCCAGGAACAGTCTTCACGGGGACAAAGAATTTTATCTATTCCAATTTGGCCCCCAAACCTAGGTATCTCACAGAACTGTGTGTATGAGGGGCAGCAGGTACCAAAAGTAGAAAAGACAG ACTGTGACCTGACCCAGACACAGCCGGAGAAAACAGAGGCCCTAGTGACGGCTGAAAA GTTATCTTCAAGTTTACAGCACCATTTCAGCTTGTCATCTGTTTATTCACATTACCTTCCTGACAGTGGCATTCCAGAAGTGACCACCTGTCACTCCCGAAGTGCCAGAACTGTGGATTATATTTTCTACTCTGCAGAAAAGGAAGCTGTTACCGGACACCAAG GAACTGAAGTTGCTCTGGTTGGTGGCTTGAAACTTCTAGCTAGACTGTCACTTCTTACAGAACAAGACTTATGGACTGTGAATGGACTTCCAAATGAAAATAACTCTTCAGATCATCTGCCTTTGTTGGCTAAGTTCAGACTTGAACTCTGA
- the ANGEL2 gene encoding protein angel homolog 2 isoform X2 — protein MRDEPPETLRDRYPMFSHHPRSLGRDWTTPWENLQRCCWNRHISSCMRWPGHYSRAPYPYFSSRHFSLNWRPPCLSESRTPFQYCSWRPDSLSQTSLIHLSSYVMNSEGDEPSSKRRKHQGMITRNWEYICNHNKEKTKIVGDKNTEPHCEDSENQFDFSVMSYNILSQDLLEDNSHLYRHCRRPVLHWSFRFPNILKEIKHFDADVLCLQEVQEDHYGTEIRPSLESLGYHCEYKMRTGRKPDGCAICFKHSKFSLLSVNPVEFYRPGIPLLDRDNVGLVLLLQPKIPCAASPAICVANTHLLYNPRRGDIKLTQLAMLLAEISSVAHQKDGSFCPIVMCGDFNSVPGSPLYSFIKEGKLNYEGLAIGKVSGQEQSSRGQRILSIPIWPPNLGISQNCVYEGQQVPKVEKTDCDLTQTQPEKTEALVTAEKLSSSLQHHFSLSSVYSHYLPDSGIPEVTTCHSRSARTVDYIFYSAEKEAVTGHQGTEVALVGGLKLLARLSLLTEQDLWTVNGLPNENNSSDHLPLLAKFRLEL, from the exons ataCCCCATGTTTTCCCATCACCCGAGGAGTCTGGGCAGAGACTGGACTACACCGTGGGAGAATCTGCAGAGGTGTTGCTGGAACAGACACATTTCTAGTTGTATGAGGTGGCCTGGACATTATTCTCGTGCTCCTTACCCATACTTCAGTAGTAGGCACTTCTCACTCAATTGGAGGCCACCCTGTTTGtcggagtctagaactccatttcAGTACTGTAGCTGGAGACCTGACAGCCTCAGCCAGACgtctctgatccatctctctagTTACGTCATGAACTCTGAGGGAGATGAGCCTTCGTCAAAACGAAGAAAGCACCAAG GGATGATAACACGGAATTGGGAATATATATGTAACCACAATAAAGAAAAAACGAAGATCGTAGGAGACAAAAATACTGAGCCCCACTGTGAAGACAGTGAGAACCAGTTCGATTTTTCAGTGATGTCCTATAATATACTTTCACAAGATTTACTGGAAGATAACTCACACCTTTACAGACACTGCCGGCGGCCAGTATTACATTGGAGTTTTAGGTTTCCCAATAttctgaaagaaattaaacattttgATGCCGAT gTACTTTGTTTGCAAGAAGTTCAGGAAGATCATTATGGAACAGAGATCAGACCAAGTTTGGAATCGTTGG gTTATCACTGTGAATATAAGATGCGGACAGGAAGAAAACCTGATGGTTGTGCCATTTGCTTCAAACATTCCAAATTTTCTCTCTTATCAGTGAACCCAGTGGAATTCTACCGGCCTGGTATTCCTCTGTTGGACAGAGACAATGTTGGATTAGTTTTACTCTTGCAGCCCAAAATTCCGTGTGCTGCCTCCCCTGCAATCTGTGTAGCTAACACACATCTGTTGTACAATCCAAGGCGAGGGGATATTAAGCTGACCCAGCTGGCCATGCTACTGGCAGAGATTTCCAGTGTGGCCCATCAGAAAGATGGCAGCTTCTGTCCTATTGTTATGTGTGGTGACTTTAATTCTGTTCCTGGTTCCCCACTCTATAGTTTcataaaggaaggaaaattgaATTATGAAGGACTTGCCATTGGAAAG GTATCTGGCCAGGAACAGTCTTCACGGGGACAAAGAATTTTATCTATTCCAATTTGGCCCCCAAACCTAGGTATCTCACAGAACTGTGTGTATGAGGGGCAGCAGGTACCAAAAGTAGAAAAGACAG ACTGTGACCTGACCCAGACACAGCCGGAGAAAACAGAGGCCCTAGTGACGGCTGAAAA GTTATCTTCAAGTTTACAGCACCATTTCAGCTTGTCATCTGTTTATTCACATTACCTTCCTGACAGTGGCATTCCAGAAGTGACCACCTGTCACTCCCGAAGTGCCAGAACTGTGGATTATATTTTCTACTCTGCAGAAAAGGAAGCTGTTACCGGACACCAAG GAACTGAAGTTGCTCTGGTTGGTGGCTTGAAACTTCTAGCTAGACTGTCACTTCTTACAGAACAAGACTTATGGACTGTGAATGGACTTCCAAATGAAAATAACTCTTCAGATCATCTGCCTTTGTTGGCTAAGTTCAGACTTGAACTCTGA
- the ANGEL2 gene encoding protein angel homolog 2 isoform X5 produces the protein MEGMITRNWEYICNHNKEKTKIVGDKNTEPHCEDSENQFDFSVMSYNILSQDLLEDNSHLYRHCRRPVLHWSFRFPNILKEIKHFDADVLCLQEVQEDHYGTEIRPSLESLGYHCEYKMRTGRKPDGCAICFKHSKFSLLSVNPVEFYRPGIPLLDRDNVGLVLLLQPKIPCAASPAICVANTHLLYNPRRGDIKLTQLAMLLAEISSVAHQKDGSFCPIVMCGDFNSVPGSPLYSFIKEGKLNYEGLAIGKVSGQEQSSRGQRILSIPIWPPNLGISQNCVYEGQQVPKVEKTDCDLTQTQPEKTEALVTAEKLSSSLQHHFSLSSVYSHYLPDSGIPEVTTCHSRSARTVDYIFYSAEKEAVTGHQGTEVALVGGLKLLARLSLLTEQDLWTVNGLPNENNSSDHLPLLAKFRLEL, from the exons ATGGAAG GGATGATAACACGGAATTGGGAATATATATGTAACCACAATAAAGAAAAAACGAAGATCGTAGGAGACAAAAATACTGAGCCCCACTGTGAAGACAGTGAGAACCAGTTCGATTTTTCAGTGATGTCCTATAATATACTTTCACAAGATTTACTGGAAGATAACTCACACCTTTACAGACACTGCCGGCGGCCAGTATTACATTGGAGTTTTAGGTTTCCCAATAttctgaaagaaattaaacattttgATGCCGAT gTACTTTGTTTGCAAGAAGTTCAGGAAGATCATTATGGAACAGAGATCAGACCAAGTTTGGAATCGTTGG gTTATCACTGTGAATATAAGATGCGGACAGGAAGAAAACCTGATGGTTGTGCCATTTGCTTCAAACATTCCAAATTTTCTCTCTTATCAGTGAACCCAGTGGAATTCTACCGGCCTGGTATTCCTCTGTTGGACAGAGACAATGTTGGATTAGTTTTACTCTTGCAGCCCAAAATTCCGTGTGCTGCCTCCCCTGCAATCTGTGTAGCTAACACACATCTGTTGTACAATCCAAGGCGAGGGGATATTAAGCTGACCCAGCTGGCCATGCTACTGGCAGAGATTTCCAGTGTGGCCCATCAGAAAGATGGCAGCTTCTGTCCTATTGTTATGTGTGGTGACTTTAATTCTGTTCCTGGTTCCCCACTCTATAGTTTcataaaggaaggaaaattgaATTATGAAGGACTTGCCATTGGAAAG GTATCTGGCCAGGAACAGTCTTCACGGGGACAAAGAATTTTATCTATTCCAATTTGGCCCCCAAACCTAGGTATCTCACAGAACTGTGTGTATGAGGGGCAGCAGGTACCAAAAGTAGAAAAGACAG ACTGTGACCTGACCCAGACACAGCCGGAGAAAACAGAGGCCCTAGTGACGGCTGAAAA GTTATCTTCAAGTTTACAGCACCATTTCAGCTTGTCATCTGTTTATTCACATTACCTTCCTGACAGTGGCATTCCAGAAGTGACCACCTGTCACTCCCGAAGTGCCAGAACTGTGGATTATATTTTCTACTCTGCAGAAAAGGAAGCTGTTACCGGACACCAAG GAACTGAAGTTGCTCTGGTTGGTGGCTTGAAACTTCTAGCTAGACTGTCACTTCTTACAGAACAAGACTTATGGACTGTGAATGGACTTCCAAATGAAAATAACTCTTCAGATCATCTGCCTTTGTTGGCTAAGTTCAGACTTGAACTCTGA
- the ANGEL2 gene encoding protein angel homolog 2 isoform X6, with protein sequence MITRNWEYICNHNKEKTKIVGDKNTEPHCEDSENQFDFSVMSYNILSQDLLEDNSHLYRHCRRPVLHWSFRFPNILKEIKHFDADVLCLQEVQEDHYGTEIRPSLESLGYHCEYKMRTGRKPDGCAICFKHSKFSLLSVNPVEFYRPGIPLLDRDNVGLVLLLQPKIPCAASPAICVANTHLLYNPRRGDIKLTQLAMLLAEISSVAHQKDGSFCPIVMCGDFNSVPGSPLYSFIKEGKLNYEGLAIGKVSGQEQSSRGQRILSIPIWPPNLGISQNCVYEGQQVPKVEKTDCDLTQTQPEKTEALVTAEKLSSSLQHHFSLSSVYSHYLPDSGIPEVTTCHSRSARTVDYIFYSAEKEAVTGHQGTEVALVGGLKLLARLSLLTEQDLWTVNGLPNENNSSDHLPLLAKFRLEL encoded by the exons ATGATAACACGGAATTGGGAATATATATGTAACCACAATAAAGAAAAAACGAAGATCGTAGGAGACAAAAATACTGAGCCCCACTGTGAAGACAGTGAGAACCAGTTCGATTTTTCAGTGATGTCCTATAATATACTTTCACAAGATTTACTGGAAGATAACTCACACCTTTACAGACACTGCCGGCGGCCAGTATTACATTGGAGTTTTAGGTTTCCCAATAttctgaaagaaattaaacattttgATGCCGAT gTACTTTGTTTGCAAGAAGTTCAGGAAGATCATTATGGAACAGAGATCAGACCAAGTTTGGAATCGTTGG gTTATCACTGTGAATATAAGATGCGGACAGGAAGAAAACCTGATGGTTGTGCCATTTGCTTCAAACATTCCAAATTTTCTCTCTTATCAGTGAACCCAGTGGAATTCTACCGGCCTGGTATTCCTCTGTTGGACAGAGACAATGTTGGATTAGTTTTACTCTTGCAGCCCAAAATTCCGTGTGCTGCCTCCCCTGCAATCTGTGTAGCTAACACACATCTGTTGTACAATCCAAGGCGAGGGGATATTAAGCTGACCCAGCTGGCCATGCTACTGGCAGAGATTTCCAGTGTGGCCCATCAGAAAGATGGCAGCTTCTGTCCTATTGTTATGTGTGGTGACTTTAATTCTGTTCCTGGTTCCCCACTCTATAGTTTcataaaggaaggaaaattgaATTATGAAGGACTTGCCATTGGAAAG GTATCTGGCCAGGAACAGTCTTCACGGGGACAAAGAATTTTATCTATTCCAATTTGGCCCCCAAACCTAGGTATCTCACAGAACTGTGTGTATGAGGGGCAGCAGGTACCAAAAGTAGAAAAGACAG ACTGTGACCTGACCCAGACACAGCCGGAGAAAACAGAGGCCCTAGTGACGGCTGAAAA GTTATCTTCAAGTTTACAGCACCATTTCAGCTTGTCATCTGTTTATTCACATTACCTTCCTGACAGTGGCATTCCAGAAGTGACCACCTGTCACTCCCGAAGTGCCAGAACTGTGGATTATATTTTCTACTCTGCAGAAAAGGAAGCTGTTACCGGACACCAAG GAACTGAAGTTGCTCTGGTTGGTGGCTTGAAACTTCTAGCTAGACTGTCACTTCTTACAGAACAAGACTTATGGACTGTGAATGGACTTCCAAATGAAAATAACTCTTCAGATCATCTGCCTTTGTTGGCTAAGTTCAGACTTGAACTCTGA
- the ANGEL2 gene encoding protein angel homolog 2 isoform X4, translated as MEAWRCMRRGYGRCVVGRGRYPMFSHHPRSLGRDWTTPWENLQRCCWNRHISSCMRWPGHYSRAPYPYFSSRHFSLNWRPPCLSESRTPFQYCSWRPDSLSQTSLIHLSSYVMNSEGDEPSSKRRKHQGMITRNWEYICNHNKEKTKIVGDKNTEPHCEDSENQFDFSVMSYNILSQDLLEDNSHLYRHCRRPVLHWSFRFPNILKEIKHFDADVLCLQEVQEDHYGTEIRPSLESLGYHCEYKMRTGRKPDGCAICFKHSKFSLLSVNPVEFYRPGIPLLDRDNVGLVLLLQPKIPCAASPAICVANTHLLYNPRRGDIKLTQLAMLLAEISSVAHQKDGSFCPIVMCGDFNSVPGSPLYSFIKEGKLNYEGLAIGKVSGQEQSSRGQRILSIPIWPPNLGISQNCVYEGQQVPKVEKTDCDLTQTQPEKTEALVTAEKLSSSLQHHFSLSSVYSHYLPDSGIPEVTTCHSRSARTVDYIFYSAEKEAVTGHQASLRHAAYLVGPGSCCQLQTGLSC; from the exons ataCCCCATGTTTTCCCATCACCCGAGGAGTCTGGGCAGAGACTGGACTACACCGTGGGAGAATCTGCAGAGGTGTTGCTGGAACAGACACATTTCTAGTTGTATGAGGTGGCCTGGACATTATTCTCGTGCTCCTTACCCATACTTCAGTAGTAGGCACTTCTCACTCAATTGGAGGCCACCCTGTTTGtcggagtctagaactccatttcAGTACTGTAGCTGGAGACCTGACAGCCTCAGCCAGACgtctctgatccatctctctagTTACGTCATGAACTCTGAGGGAGATGAGCCTTCGTCAAAACGAAGAAAGCACCAAG GGATGATAACACGGAATTGGGAATATATATGTAACCACAATAAAGAAAAAACGAAGATCGTAGGAGACAAAAATACTGAGCCCCACTGTGAAGACAGTGAGAACCAGTTCGATTTTTCAGTGATGTCCTATAATATACTTTCACAAGATTTACTGGAAGATAACTCACACCTTTACAGACACTGCCGGCGGCCAGTATTACATTGGAGTTTTAGGTTTCCCAATAttctgaaagaaattaaacattttgATGCCGAT gTACTTTGTTTGCAAGAAGTTCAGGAAGATCATTATGGAACAGAGATCAGACCAAGTTTGGAATCGTTGG gTTATCACTGTGAATATAAGATGCGGACAGGAAGAAAACCTGATGGTTGTGCCATTTGCTTCAAACATTCCAAATTTTCTCTCTTATCAGTGAACCCAGTGGAATTCTACCGGCCTGGTATTCCTCTGTTGGACAGAGACAATGTTGGATTAGTTTTACTCTTGCAGCCCAAAATTCCGTGTGCTGCCTCCCCTGCAATCTGTGTAGCTAACACACATCTGTTGTACAATCCAAGGCGAGGGGATATTAAGCTGACCCAGCTGGCCATGCTACTGGCAGAGATTTCCAGTGTGGCCCATCAGAAAGATGGCAGCTTCTGTCCTATTGTTATGTGTGGTGACTTTAATTCTGTTCCTGGTTCCCCACTCTATAGTTTcataaaggaaggaaaattgaATTATGAAGGACTTGCCATTGGAAAG GTATCTGGCCAGGAACAGTCTTCACGGGGACAAAGAATTTTATCTATTCCAATTTGGCCCCCAAACCTAGGTATCTCACAGAACTGTGTGTATGAGGGGCAGCAGGTACCAAAAGTAGAAAAGACAG ACTGTGACCTGACCCAGACACAGCCGGAGAAAACAGAGGCCCTAGTGACGGCTGAAAA GTTATCTTCAAGTTTACAGCACCATTTCAGCTTGTCATCTGTTTATTCACATTACCTTCCTGACAGTGGCATTCCAGAAGTGACCACCTGTCACTCCCGAAGTGCCAGAACTGTGGATTATATTTTCTACTCTGCAGAAAAGGAAGCTGTTACCGGACACCAAG CTTCCCTAAGGCATGCTGCCTACCTGGTAGGACCAGGCTCGTGCTGCCAGCTACAGACAGGGTTGTCATGTTGA